A stretch of Caenorhabditis elegans chromosome IV DNA encodes these proteins:
- the sprr-3 gene encoding G-protein coupled receptors family 1 profile domain-containing protein (Confirmed by transcript evidence), with protein sequence MTDLEICDYDETTNNRQNCTEDYGVYDGYTQTCVPLQLIQFEDVENDVKLQIIYGIILPVLAVLVVVSNSVVILVLSQQKSKRASVEPLLWMAICSLLMAISPLPFTIYYYNLSHHLDFNQTLFLCYLQKVCMEIMPFFFNNLVLLFTILLGVQRFIVVQYPLQSIRWCTPKMVRRYSKLILILATFLTGFHSLYDIRLLYHFCIKYRDESFWVARCFIGYSSLTSAFGADAFSALFDYFRITINLLASGLLFVVTILLIQTIRTHDHPKQGVHRHKNRKTSANTTIMLTVIIIIYMLARVPTTLLFLLVKLMDYISVPTIAFEVMNNIYLRVFANITTISLHPISFAIYMFMSRKFRVSMRRLLGWRFLASDEEFNAFTSSTRIHTAHPKMTLMEKESIGSSGKGTPSVGQKRGMSVDFKISFDVEPQRRRRATTADTNHVNFRRFAEKSEKTTEILKIRRENS encoded by the exons ATGACCGATTTGGAGATTTGCGATTATGACGAG ACCACCAACAATAGGCAAAACTGTACCGAAGACTACGGCGTATACGATGGATATACACAGACATGCGTTCCTCTACAACTTATACAATTTGAAGATGTG gaaaatgaTGTGAAATTGCAAATAATCTATGGAATTATATTGCCAGTTCTTGCGGTTCTTGTTGTTGTTTCCAATAGTGTTGTTATATTGGTCTTGAGCCAGCAAAAATCG aaaagagcCAGCGTGGAGCCTTTACTATGGATGGCAATATGCTCATTATTAATGGCAATTTCACCACTACCATTTACTATCTATTACTACAATTTAAGCCATCATTTGGACTTCAATCAGACACTTTTCCTATGCTATTTGCAAAAA gtttgcaTGGAAATTATgccgtttttcttcaataactTAGTTCTGTTGTTCACAATTTTATTAGGGGTTCAAAG attcattgTTGTTCAGTACCCTCTTCAATCCATCAGATGGTGCACACCAAAAATGGTTCGaagatattcaaaattaatattaatacTGGCCACATTTCTAACCGGTTTTCATTCTCTTTATGATATCCGTTTATTATaccatttttgtataaaa tatcgAGATGAATCATTCTGGGTGGCGAGATGTTTTATTGGGTACTCTTCGTTAACTTCTGCTTTTGGCGCAGACGCTTTTTCGGCG ctcttcgACTATTTTCGAATTACCATCAACCTACTGGCCAGTGGGTTATTATTCGTTGTGACCATTTTGCTGATCCAGACAATAAGAACACATGATCATCCAAAACAGGG agtTCACCGtcacaaaaatcggaaaacttcAGCGAACACGACTATAATGTTGACAGTAATCATTATTATTTATATGCTGGCGAG agtaCCTACCACACTGCTATTCCTACTTGTAAAACTGATGGACTACATTTCAGTGCCAACAATAGCATTTGAAGTGATGAATAATATCTATCTACGGGTATTTGCAAATATCACCACAATATCTCTACATCCCATATCATTTGCGATTTATATGTTCATGTCGAGGAAATTTCGAGTTTCAATGAGAAGGTTGTTAG GTTGGCGATTTCTTGCATCCGACGAAGAATTTAATGCATTCACATCATCCACCAGAATCCACACGGCACATCCAAAAATGACTCTAATGGAGAAGGAAAGCATAGG CAGCAGTGGGAAAGGTACTCCATCAGTCGGACAAAAACGTGGAATGTCCGTCGATTTTAAGATTTCGTTTGACGTTGAGCCCCAACGTCGTCGCCGAGCAACCACCGCCGACACGAATCATGTAAATTTCCGAagattcgctgaaaaatcggaaaaaacgacggaaattttgaagattcgAAGAGAAAATTCGTAG
- the Y69A2AR.23 gene encoding uncharacterized protein (Confirmed by transcript evidence), producing the protein MNKTRKPKDAIGRLQNDFYKFFRTIVTEIREAAENIEKNAETVRNQPIRVEPVEEPKGFFAVHATLLITIGIILCLGILIAGPVYCCFKKRGFMSSEHVNEEIEIPDEDEEEQRSPQHPAASPFPKAKSPVSPRIGMSPRVGLSPKPIARTPQTARTPTKKGPMSPSAIGLSPMKKRSPL; encoded by the exons ATGAATA aaactCGCAAACCCAAAGATGCTATAGGCCGTCTTCAGAACGACTTTTACAAGTTTTTCCGGACAATTGTTACTGAAATCCGAGAGGcggctgaaaatattgagaaaaatgcgGAAACTGTTCGAAATCAACCGATACGCGTTGAGCCAGTCGAGGAGCCGAAAGGATT TTTTGCCGTCCACGCTACACTTCTCATCACAATCGGAATAATCCTGTGCCTCGGTATACTTATCGCCGGCCCGGTCTActgttgtttcaaaaaacgagGCTTCATGTCGTCGGAGCACGTGAATGAGGAAATTGAGATTCCAGATGAGGATGAAGAGGAACAAAGAAGCCCTCAACATCCAGCAGCTTCACCTTTTCCAAAGGCTaa GTCCCCAGTGTCACCACGGATTGGGATGTCCCCACGAGTTGGATTGTCCCCAAAGCCAATTGCAAGAACCCCACAAACTGCCAGAACTCCGACGAAAAAGGGTCCGATGAGCCCATCCGCAATTGGACTATCGCCGATGAAAAAGAGATCTcctttgtag
- the Y69A2AR.46 gene encoding uncharacterized protein (Confirmed by transcript evidence), giving the protein MTSTESMSTMLTIFISTKVNRGYKSVEEWKQEK; this is encoded by the exons ATGACAA gTACTGAATCAATGTCTACTATGCTTACGATATTCATATCAACAAAGGTCAACAGAGGATACAAAAGCGTCGAAGAgtggaaacaagaaaaataa
- the Y69A2AR.50 gene encoding 50S ribosomal protein L15 (Partially confirmed by transcript evidence) encodes MMTRLTINEGNRNNGGCKGVAGRK; translated from the exons ATGATGACac GGTTGACCATCAACGAAGGGAACAGAAACAACGGAGGATGCAAAGGAGTCGCAGGAAGGAAataa
- the Y69A2AR.24 gene encoding uncharacterized protein (Predicted), whose amino-acid sequence MMTRLTRLVEQRKRRRIRRSSMKED is encoded by the exons ATGATGACAC GGTTGACTCGACTGGTGGAGCAAAGGAAGAGACGGAGGATACGAAGGAGTTCAATGAAAGAGGATTAA